In Phoenix dactylifera cultivar Barhee BC4 chromosome 11, palm_55x_up_171113_PBpolish2nd_filt_p, whole genome shotgun sequence, the following are encoded in one genomic region:
- the LOC103719297 gene encoding jacalin-related lectin 19 isoform X2 — MKKVAGSSKTVKVGPWGGHGGSPWDDGSYSGVREIYLVYDRCIDSIRVLYDKNGKPVLAEKHGGVGGNLTVQVKLHYPEEFLTSVSGHYSPVVHSGSPVIRSLTFKSNQRAFGPFGVEEGTPFTFPMDGGMIVGFSGRSGWYLDAIGLCVSPIRTVGPYDAVHQKLQKFGNLAAKSLGHGKGEHGSHATARTQKAHA, encoded by the exons AAGAAGGTTGCCGGCTCGAGCAAGACGGTTAAAGTAGGCCCTTGGGGCGGCCATGGTGGAAGTCCTTGGGATGATGGCAGCTACAGTGGAGTTCGAGAGATATATCTGGTCTACGATCGGTGCATCGACTCGATTCGGGTCTTGTATGACAAGAATGGGAAGCCTGTTTTGGCAGAAAAGCATGGAGGAGTTGGGGGCAACCTCACAGTCCAG GTCAAACTGCATTACCCGGAGGAGTTCCTGACATCAGTAAGCGGGCACTATTCTCCGGTGGTACACAGTGGTTCACCCGTGATTCGATCGCTTACGTTCAAGAGTAATCAGAGGGCTTTCGGGCCTTTCGGAGTTGAAGAGGGGACGCCATTCACATTCCCAATGGATGGAGGGATGATTGTTGGCTTTAGCGGAAGGAGCGGTTGGTACCTTGATGCTATTGGCTTGTGTGTGTCGCCCATCCGAACCGTCGGCCCCTATGATGCTGTGCACCAGAAGCTTCAGAAGTTTGGGAATTTGGCTGCCAAGTCATTGGGACATGGAAAAGGGGAACATGGCTCTCATGCCACTGCTAGGACCCAGAAGGCTCATGCATAG
- the LOC103719297 gene encoding jacalin-related lectin 19 isoform X1 yields MHSQKKVAGSSKTVKVGPWGGHGGSPWDDGSYSGVREIYLVYDRCIDSIRVLYDKNGKPVLAEKHGGVGGNLTVQVKLHYPEEFLTSVSGHYSPVVHSGSPVIRSLTFKSNQRAFGPFGVEEGTPFTFPMDGGMIVGFSGRSGWYLDAIGLCVSPIRTVGPYDAVHQKLQKFGNLAAKSLGHGKGEHGSHATARTQKAHA; encoded by the exons CATTCTCAGAAGAAGGTTGCCGGCTCGAGCAAGACGGTTAAAGTAGGCCCTTGGGGCGGCCATGGTGGAAGTCCTTGGGATGATGGCAGCTACAGTGGAGTTCGAGAGATATATCTGGTCTACGATCGGTGCATCGACTCGATTCGGGTCTTGTATGACAAGAATGGGAAGCCTGTTTTGGCAGAAAAGCATGGAGGAGTTGGGGGCAACCTCACAGTCCAG GTCAAACTGCATTACCCGGAGGAGTTCCTGACATCAGTAAGCGGGCACTATTCTCCGGTGGTACACAGTGGTTCACCCGTGATTCGATCGCTTACGTTCAAGAGTAATCAGAGGGCTTTCGGGCCTTTCGGAGTTGAAGAGGGGACGCCATTCACATTCCCAATGGATGGAGGGATGATTGTTGGCTTTAGCGGAAGGAGCGGTTGGTACCTTGATGCTATTGGCTTGTGTGTGTCGCCCATCCGAACCGTCGGCCCCTATGATGCTGTGCACCAGAAGCTTCAGAAGTTTGGGAATTTGGCTGCCAAGTCATTGGGACATGGAAAAGGGGAACATGGCTCTCATGCCACTGCTAGGACCCAGAAGGCTCATGCATAG